Sequence from the uncultured Flavobacterium sp. genome:
AGATCAAGATTCGTCAAATTGTTATTATTGCAATACAATGAATACAAAGCACTAAAATCCTCGATTCCACTTAAATCGCTAATTGAGCTATTTGATATATTCAAAGATTGTAATGTATTGATTTTTGATGTTAATACTTTACCATCAATAGCACCAGAATCAATTCCTAAATCGATCAGTTTCTTTTCAAAATTTACATCAGGAATCATTGTGTATTGTGCAGGAGCTTCGGCAACATCTACAAGAGAAACATTATCAACCAAAATTTCAGAATCAAGAGATCCGTTTGTCCAGATATCTACTTCAATATTCTCAGAAGTAGGTGAATTATATTCAAATTCAATTTTTCTCCATTCAGTAGTTGAGAACGTAACGTCTGATTTTTTGACTATTTCTTCTTTGAATACGCCAGGTTTGTGGTAAACGCTAAAATCAATAGAAGAAAATGTACCTTTTACAACTTTGTGATACATCGTTACACGATATTTTTTACCAGCTTCTACAGCAAAATAGTCGGTATTTATGTAGTTGAATGTACCGCTGGCAATCATCATATTAGTACTTGATGTACCATTTTGAGCAGTTGTGCTTTGAGAAACATAACCACTTAAGAAACGATTCCAATGATCTGGTTGAGATGACGAAGACCAGGCTTCGAAGCTCCCATTTGGAACTAAGTTGGTTTGTGCAAAAATTGAAAAATTTGCTAATAACAGCAACAAGAGTAGTTTTGTTTTCATAGAGAGGGTTTATAATTCAGTCGCGCAATGATAAGCAATCCACATTAGTTTTCCTTACGGGAAACCGTACGTGTAATTTGTTTCTCCTTAAAATTTTATAAAAATGAAAACAGTATATTTATAGATGAATTGATTAAAAAAACATGATTTAAGCCGTTTGATTGGCTTTAGACAATACTTAAGAAAGTGTCAAAAATCATAAGGCATTGTTAATCGTTAGTTTTTTGTAACAAAAAATCATAATTTAGGCCCATCTTTTAACTTTATAATAATATACAGATACATGAGTCATATAAAACCCTTTACTTTATCTGCTTGGGTATTACTTGCTTTAGCAGGTAGCGCAACCGTACAAGCACAAGATTCAGCGCCTAAAGTTGTAATTACAGCACCTTTGGCAATTGTTAAAAAAGCGCCTGTTAGCGAAAACGAATTAAAGAGATGGAGTCACCTTGATTTAATTAAAGATTCGATTCCGGGAATGAGTGTTGATAGGGCTTACGCCGAATTATTACAAGGAAAAACAGGTAAAAAAGTAATTGTAGGTATAGTAGATTCAGGTGTCGATATTGAACATCCGGACTTACAAGGAATGATCTGGACAAATCCAAAAGAAATTCCTGGTAACGGAATCGATGATGATAAAAATGGATTTATTGATGATGTTCACGGATGGAATTTTCTTGGAAATGCTGTTCACGAAAATCTTGAATTAACACGTATCGTTAAAAAAGGCGATGACGGATCTGCACAATACAAAGCAGCTTTAGCACAGTATAATGAAAAGATAAGCGAACTTCAAGAAGATAAACAACAAGTTGATTTTTTAATAGATGTACATAATACTATTAAAAAGGAGTTAAATAAAGGAGATTATAAATTAGAAGATTTAAGTAAGATTACTTCAACAGATCCAAAAGTTTTGAGAAGTAAAGATATCATGACTCAGGTTTTTGGTAATGCAGGGCCAACTTTTAATCCTGAAGCTGATTTTGAAGAGTACAGAGAACAAGTTTACGATCAATTCAATTATAATCTGAACAAAGAATATGACGGAAGAAAAGTTGTAGGCGATAATCCGGAAGATCTTAAAAACAATCATTACGGTAATAATATAGTTTTTGGTCCGGATAAAGAAAAA
This genomic interval carries:
- a CDS encoding S8 family peptidase is translated as MSHIKPFTLSAWVLLALAGSATVQAQDSAPKVVITAPLAIVKKAPVSENELKRWSHLDLIKDSIPGMSVDRAYAELLQGKTGKKVIVGIVDSGVDIEHPDLQGMIWTNPKEIPGNGIDDDKNGFIDDVHGWNFLGNAVHENLELTRIVKKGDDGSAQYKAALAQYNEKISELQEDKQQVDFLIDVHNTIKKELNKGDYKLEDLSKITSTDPKVLRSKDIMTQVFGNAGPTFNPEADFEEYREQVYDQFNYNLNKEYDGRKVVGDNPEDLKNNHYGNNIVFGPDKEKALHGTHVAGIIAQIRGNNIGGDGVSNNVEILTVRAVPDGDEYDKDIALAIRYAVDNGAKVINGSFGKSFSPHKQWVYDAIKYAAKKDVLIVHAAGNDGYNIDETKNINYPNDSEDNIKEFADNVITIGAINKEYGENVIASFSNFGKINVDVFAPGEEIYATVPNDKYKYLQGTSMASPNAAGVAALIRSYYPKLKASQVKHILMESGVALPAKVVLGKNPNPNEKPVPVSSAESSKTGKMVNAYNALLMAEKMSKK